From Microbacterium sp. LWH11-1.2, one genomic window encodes:
- a CDS encoding SDR family oxidoreductase: MNDYLDALFSLEGRTAVVTGGSSGIGRGIATALARAGASTVIVARGAERIDETVRELQESGCRVAGVVGDLGTRAGIHALAEAAAEPFGDPDILVNSAGINIRPPYAEITEDDWDATMTVNTLAPFLLGQHYARGMVERGYGRLIHISSQQAHRAFVGSGIYGASKGAVESLMRSEAEAWGGTGVTSNTLVPGFVLTPLNARLQEDPEKIAALAARTMIGRNGLPSDFAGAAVFLAGAGSGYVTGHSLFVDGGLSVH, from the coding sequence ATGAACGACTACCTCGACGCGCTCTTCTCACTCGAGGGCCGCACCGCCGTGGTGACCGGCGGCAGCTCGGGCATCGGCCGCGGCATCGCCACGGCATTGGCCCGTGCCGGAGCGTCGACCGTCATCGTCGCCCGAGGGGCCGAGCGCATCGACGAGACCGTGCGCGAGCTGCAGGAGAGCGGATGCCGCGTCGCCGGTGTCGTCGGCGATCTCGGCACCCGTGCGGGCATCCACGCCCTCGCCGAGGCGGCGGCCGAACCCTTCGGCGACCCGGACATCCTGGTGAACTCGGCCGGCATCAACATCCGGCCGCCCTACGCCGAGATCACCGAGGACGACTGGGATGCCACGATGACGGTGAACACCCTCGCTCCCTTCCTGCTCGGACAGCACTATGCCCGCGGAATGGTCGAGCGCGGGTACGGCCGGCTCATCCACATCAGCTCCCAGCAGGCGCACCGCGCGTTCGTCGGCAGCGGGATCTACGGCGCATCCAAGGGCGCGGTGGAGTCCCTCATGCGGTCCGAGGCCGAGGCCTGGGGCGGCACGGGGGTGACGAGCAACACCCTCGTCCCGGGGTTCGTCCTCACCCCGCTCAACGCGCGACTTCAGGAGGACCCCGAGAAGATCGCCGCCCTCGCCGCACGCACCATGATCGGTCGCAACGGTCTGCCGAGCGACTTCGCCGGTGCGGCGGTCTTCCTCGCCGGGGCAGGCTCCGGCTACGTCACCGGGCACTCGCTCTTCGTCGACGGGGGCCTCTCGGTGCACTGA
- a CDS encoding ABC transporter ATP-binding protein, with product MGGGRGGGHGGGFRGVDEDAQRRLNAEAPRISGLGARVIALFRPYRWRIFFTGILVVAGAAIAVIPPLIVQRIFDDALFPVDGGSPQLELLAWLVAAMVGLFLFSAVLGVAQTWLTATVGNSVTGDLRVKLFEHLQAMELGFFTRTKTGVIQSRLQNDVGGVSGVLTNTVTSILGNVVTVVASLVAMILIDWRLTLIAVVLMPFLIFVQRRVGQVRARIAGETQESLSELTSITQETLSVSGMLLSKAFNRQRTESQRYQAENRNQVTLQVRRAMSGQGFFAVVQVLMASVPAVIYLVSGYLITGGTDAITAGTVVAFTTVQARLLMPLMGLMRVSLDLQTSSALFARIFEYLDLVPEIEDAPDAISVDDAPGPRGRIEFADVVFRYPDASAEARPTLDGVSFVAEPGQHVAFVGPSGAGKTTILYLAPRLYEAKGGSVLFAGADVRALTQESIIDNVGIVSQETYLFHATIRDNLLYARPGASEEEVIAACTAANIHHIIAGFEDGYDTVVGERGYRLSGGEKQRIAIARVLLKDPPVLLLDEATSALDTVSERVVQEALDEAAKGRTTLSIAHRLSTVMGADVIHVVEAGRIVESGTHAELLAHDGLYAELAAQQVAASRVLATEAVVEDAVTGGIQAALTDRRADRAPVDSAGADAVAALTAAVPLLAEPRVDERVYPAET from the coding sequence ATGGGCGGTGGCAGAGGTGGTGGGCACGGCGGCGGGTTCCGCGGCGTCGACGAAGACGCGCAGCGCAGGCTGAACGCCGAGGCCCCGCGCATCAGCGGTCTCGGCGCCCGCGTGATCGCGCTGTTCCGCCCGTACCGGTGGCGGATCTTCTTCACCGGCATCCTGGTCGTCGCGGGTGCGGCCATCGCCGTCATCCCTCCGCTGATCGTCCAGCGCATCTTCGACGACGCGCTCTTCCCCGTCGACGGCGGCAGCCCGCAGCTCGAGCTGCTGGCCTGGCTGGTCGCGGCCATGGTGGGACTGTTCCTGTTCTCCGCGGTGCTGGGCGTCGCGCAGACCTGGCTGACGGCGACGGTCGGCAACAGCGTCACCGGCGACCTGCGCGTCAAACTGTTCGAGCACCTCCAGGCGATGGAGCTCGGCTTCTTCACCCGCACCAAGACCGGCGTGATCCAGTCGCGGCTGCAGAACGACGTCGGCGGAGTCTCCGGCGTGCTGACCAACACGGTCACCAGCATCCTCGGGAACGTCGTGACGGTGGTGGCGTCGCTCGTCGCCATGATCCTCATCGACTGGCGTCTGACCCTCATCGCGGTGGTGCTGATGCCGTTCCTGATCTTCGTGCAGCGTCGCGTCGGCCAGGTGCGCGCGCGGATCGCGGGGGAGACGCAGGAGTCGTTGTCGGAGCTGACCTCGATCACGCAGGAGACGCTGAGCGTCTCGGGCATGCTGCTCTCGAAGGCGTTCAACCGGCAGCGCACCGAGTCGCAGCGGTATCAGGCGGAGAACCGCAACCAGGTGACACTCCAGGTGCGCAGGGCGATGAGCGGCCAGGGATTCTTCGCCGTGGTCCAGGTGCTGATGGCCAGCGTTCCGGCGGTCATCTACCTCGTCTCGGGCTACCTGATCACCGGCGGGACCGACGCGATCACCGCCGGCACGGTCGTCGCCTTCACCACCGTGCAGGCGCGGCTGCTGATGCCGCTGATGGGGCTCATGCGCGTCTCGCTCGACCTGCAGACCTCCTCCGCGCTGTTCGCGCGGATCTTCGAGTACCTCGACCTGGTCCCCGAGATCGAGGACGCCCCGGACGCGATCTCGGTGGACGATGCGCCTGGTCCGCGCGGACGCATCGAGTTCGCCGACGTCGTGTTCCGCTATCCCGACGCGTCGGCGGAGGCCCGGCCCACGCTGGACGGCGTCTCCTTCGTCGCCGAGCCCGGACAGCACGTCGCCTTCGTCGGGCCTTCCGGTGCCGGCAAGACCACGATCCTCTACCTGGCACCGCGGCTCTACGAGGCGAAGGGCGGCTCGGTGCTCTTCGCCGGCGCCGACGTGCGCGCGCTGACGCAGGAGTCGATCATCGACAATGTCGGCATCGTCTCGCAGGAGACGTATCTCTTCCACGCGACGATCCGCGACAACCTCCTGTACGCCCGCCCCGGGGCGAGCGAGGAGGAGGTGATCGCGGCGTGCACGGCGGCGAACATCCACCACATCATCGCCGGATTCGAGGACGGGTACGACACGGTCGTCGGCGAACGCGGATATCGGCTCTCCGGCGGCGAGAAGCAGCGCATCGCGATCGCGCGCGTGCTGCTGAAGGACCCGCCGGTCCTCCTCCTCGACGAGGCGACCTCGGCCCTCGACACCGTCTCGGAGCGCGTCGTGCAGGAGGCGCTCGACGAGGCCGCGAAGGGCCGCACCACGCTGTCGATCGCCCACCGGCTGTCGACGGTCATGGGCGCCGACGTCATCCACGTCGTCGAGGCCGGCCGGATCGTCGAGTCGGGTACGCACGCCGAGCTGCTCGCCCACGACGGCCTCTACGCCGAGCTCGCCGCCCAGCAGGTCGCGGCCTCGCGCGTGCTCGCGACCGAGGCGGTCGTCGAGGACGCGGTGACCGGCGGCATCCAGGCGGCGCTCACCGATCGCAGGGCCGACCGTGCGCCCGTGGACTCCGCCGGCGCCGATGCGGTGGCCGCGCTCACGGCTGCGGTCCCGCTGCTCGCCGAGCCGAGGGTCGACGAGCGGGTCTATCCCGCCGAGACCTGA
- a CDS encoding MDR family MFS transporter → MSAVDTGSIPTTRTPSSGEISRTDMRVIWLLLVAAFVAILNETTMGIAIPHLNTDLGIPPELGQWLTSAFMLTMAVVIPTTGFILQRFTTRQVFIAAMVAFSLGTLVALAAPGFGVLLVGRVIQAAGTGIMMPLLMTTIMNVVPPQSRGRMMGRVGMVISLAPAIGPTLAGAVLEAFNWRALFAIVLPIALIALGMGVKWMTNLGETRRVPLDVLSIPLAALGFGGLVFGLSQFGGEGGSGETTGIIALVVGAVTLGLFVWRQLLLQRVDDALLDLRVFRAGNFTFAVIIMTILALSMFGTLTLLPQYLQNVAGLNALQSGLILLPGSVLMGLLGPVMGRVYDSRGTRPLLIPGTILVSAALFYYSTVGEHTVWWVLIIVQAAMSVGLAMSFTPLFSASLGSLQRSLYSHGSAVLNTLQQVGGAAGVALLTVTYSAILHAGESEGLSTATAGAPGARMAFLIAAIISLAAVALSPFVRKPADDAGEGFHGGH, encoded by the coding sequence ATGTCTGCCGTCGATACCGGCTCCATCCCGACCACCCGCACGCCCTCGTCCGGCGAGATCTCTCGCACCGACATGCGTGTCATCTGGCTGCTGCTCGTCGCCGCCTTCGTCGCCATCCTCAACGAGACGACCATGGGCATCGCGATCCCCCACCTGAACACCGATCTCGGCATCCCGCCCGAGCTCGGCCAGTGGCTGACCAGCGCCTTCATGCTGACCATGGCCGTCGTCATCCCGACGACCGGCTTCATCCTCCAGCGCTTCACGACGCGCCAGGTGTTCATCGCGGCGATGGTCGCGTTCTCGCTCGGCACGCTCGTGGCGCTCGCCGCGCCCGGATTCGGCGTGCTGCTGGTCGGCCGTGTCATCCAGGCCGCAGGAACCGGCATCATGATGCCCCTGCTGATGACGACGATCATGAACGTCGTGCCTCCGCAGTCGCGCGGCCGCATGATGGGCCGCGTCGGCATGGTCATCTCGCTCGCGCCCGCGATCGGCCCGACGCTCGCCGGTGCCGTGCTCGAGGCGTTCAACTGGCGTGCGCTCTTCGCCATCGTGCTCCCCATCGCGCTCATCGCCCTGGGTATGGGCGTCAAGTGGATGACGAACCTCGGCGAGACGCGTCGCGTCCCGCTCGACGTGCTGTCGATCCCGCTCGCGGCTCTCGGCTTCGGCGGGCTCGTGTTCGGCCTGAGCCAGTTCGGCGGCGAGGGCGGCTCCGGTGAGACGACCGGCATCATCGCCCTGGTCGTCGGAGCTGTGACACTCGGTCTGTTCGTCTGGCGTCAGCTCCTGCTGCAGCGCGTCGACGACGCGCTGCTCGATCTGCGAGTCTTCCGTGCCGGCAACTTCACCTTCGCGGTCATCATCATGACGATCCTCGCGCTGTCGATGTTCGGAACACTCACCCTGCTCCCGCAGTACCTGCAGAACGTCGCGGGACTCAATGCCCTGCAGTCCGGGCTGATCCTGCTGCCGGGTTCCGTGCTCATGGGTCTGCTCGGCCCGGTGATGGGGCGCGTCTACGACTCCCGCGGCACCCGCCCGCTGCTGATCCCGGGAACCATCCTGGTGTCCGCCGCGCTGTTCTACTACTCGACAGTCGGCGAGCACACCGTGTGGTGGGTGCTCATCATCGTGCAGGCCGCGATGTCGGTCGGACTGGCGATGTCGTTCACCCCGCTGTTCTCCGCCTCGCTGGGTTCGCTGCAGCGCTCGCTGTACTCGCACGGCTCCGCCGTGCTGAACACGCTGCAGCAGGTGGGTGGCGCCGCGGGCGTCGCACTTCTCACGGTGACGTACTCCGCGATCCTGCACGCCGGAGAGAGCGAAGGCCTCTCGACGGCGACCGCCGGTGCGCCGGGGGCGCGCATGGCGTTCCTGATCGCGGCGATCATCTCCCTGGCCGCGGTGGCGCTGAGCCCGTTCGTGCGCAAGCCCGCTGATGACGCGGGCGAGGGATTCCACGGCGGTCACTGA
- a CDS encoding carboxymuconolactone decarboxylase family protein, translated as MIIETPGEAAATGHVAEMYAGDIDDDGFVFGHTRAMAVNPDAHAAFEDLIGAIVPSIGIRVYEAATLGAARAIGSTHCLLAHGRKSLRADVLDEDALEAFAAGDDAGFTPAEQVVVEYAAQLSDDPASMTDADTQALRDVGYSDRQIVDITLAAAARNFFSRALLALAVPVDEVPGLNPTIAAALTRSNAAGRSQPTADG; from the coding sequence GTGATCATCGAGACGCCGGGAGAGGCCGCGGCAACGGGCCATGTCGCCGAGATGTATGCGGGCGACATCGACGACGACGGCTTCGTCTTCGGGCACACACGCGCGATGGCTGTGAATCCCGACGCGCATGCCGCCTTCGAGGACCTGATCGGCGCGATCGTGCCGTCGATCGGCATCCGCGTGTACGAGGCGGCCACGCTCGGCGCGGCGCGGGCCATCGGCTCCACCCACTGCCTCCTCGCTCACGGCCGCAAGTCGCTGCGAGCCGACGTCCTCGACGAGGACGCCCTCGAAGCCTTCGCGGCGGGAGACGACGCCGGATTCACCCCCGCCGAGCAGGTGGTCGTCGAGTACGCCGCGCAGCTGTCGGACGACCCCGCCTCGATGACGGATGCCGACACGCAGGCCCTGCGCGACGTCGGCTATTCGGACCGGCAGATCGTGGACATCACCCTCGCGGCGGCGGCGCGGAACTTCTTCAGCCGGGCTCTGCTCGCCCTCGCCGTGCCGGTCGACGAGGTCCCCGGCCTGAATCCGACCATCGCCGCCGCGCTGACGCGCTCGAACGCCGCCGGCCGCTCGCAGCCGACAGCGGATGGATAG
- a CDS encoding 1-acyl-sn-glycerol-3-phosphate acyltransferase, with protein sequence MLKRLLARLFWAFSRWTLTSEGAPTRPTVLVGAPHTSNWDFVLMLAIAWRLGIDVHWLGKKSLFRGWRGPIMRGLGGIPVDRADPARVVKDVVGQVHAGTVFGLVVTPDGTRGGNENWKSGFYRIARETGMPVTLGFVDRTTMTSGLGPTIDLTGDVAADMDRIRAFYADKAGVRPERRTEPRLREEDPAASPDAA encoded by the coding sequence ATGCTCAAACGACTCCTCGCCCGCTTGTTCTGGGCGTTCAGCCGCTGGACGCTCACGAGTGAAGGCGCACCGACGCGCCCGACGGTGCTGGTGGGCGCACCGCACACGTCCAACTGGGACTTCGTCCTGATGCTCGCCATCGCGTGGCGCCTCGGCATCGACGTGCACTGGCTCGGCAAGAAGAGTCTCTTCCGCGGGTGGCGGGGTCCGATCATGCGCGGACTCGGCGGCATCCCCGTCGATCGCGCCGACCCGGCGCGCGTGGTGAAGGACGTCGTGGGCCAGGTGCATGCCGGCACGGTCTTCGGACTGGTCGTGACGCCGGACGGAACCCGCGGCGGCAACGAGAACTGGAAGTCCGGTTTCTACCGGATCGCCCGCGAGACGGGGATGCCGGTGACCCTCGGGTTCGTCGACCGCACGACCATGACCTCGGGTCTGGGACCGACGATCGACCTCACCGGCGACGTGGCTGCCGACATGGACCGCATCCGGGCGTTCTACGCCGACAAGGCCGGCGTGCGGCCCGAGAGGCGGACAGAGCCGCGCCTGCGCGAGGAGGACCCGGCGGCTTCGCCCGACGCCGCCTGA
- a CDS encoding DUF6328 family protein — MTADLPPDEPDIDDRADGRDETPNERADRNWLELLQELRVMQTGTQILTGFLLAVAFQPRFTDMDELQRDLYVVLVALAAIATILALAPVGMHRALFGHRRKPDLVRIAARIVRIDLAVIGALTIGVTTLIVDFTVNRTAGIIALVAALVLVVALWLALPRAMRGRPRSDDTGEE, encoded by the coding sequence ATGACAGCGGATCTGCCTCCTGACGAGCCCGACATCGACGATCGGGCCGACGGTCGCGACGAGACTCCCAACGAGAGGGCGGACCGGAACTGGCTCGAGCTCCTGCAGGAGCTGCGCGTCATGCAGACGGGTACGCAGATCCTCACCGGCTTCCTCCTCGCCGTGGCCTTCCAGCCGCGTTTCACCGACATGGACGAGCTCCAGCGCGATCTGTACGTCGTCCTCGTCGCTCTCGCGGCGATCGCGACGATTCTCGCGCTCGCGCCGGTCGGCATGCACCGCGCGCTGTTCGGGCATCGCCGCAAGCCCGACCTGGTGCGGATCGCCGCCCGCATCGTCCGGATCGACCTGGCCGTGATCGGAGCGCTGACCATCGGCGTGACCACCTTGATCGTCGACTTCACGGTGAACCGCACGGCCGGCATCATCGCGCTCGTGGCCGCGCTCGTGCTGGTCGTGGCGCTGTGGCTGGCCCTGCCGCGGGCGATGCGCGGGCGGCCCCGCTCCGACGACACCGGAGAGGAGTGA
- a CDS encoding DNA starvation/stationary phase protection protein, translating to MADTKTTKKTAGTPKGGAKTTRRQNAEKGFTASPDLAANLQAVLVDLLELATQGKQAHWNVVGRNFRDTHRQLDEIIDDARAFSDTVAERMRALHAVPDGRSVTVSATTTLPEFPAGEVSTSETIDLITVRLEAVVSTMRDVHDDVDEADPTSADILHAVIERLEQFAWMVSAENRSPAGR from the coding sequence ATGGCTGACACGAAGACGACCAAGAAGACCGCCGGTACCCCGAAGGGCGGAGCGAAGACGACCCGGCGCCAGAACGCCGAGAAGGGCTTCACCGCCTCGCCCGATCTGGCAGCGAACCTGCAGGCCGTGCTCGTCGACCTGCTGGAGCTGGCGACGCAGGGCAAGCAGGCGCACTGGAACGTCGTCGGACGCAACTTCCGCGACACGCACCGCCAACTCGACGAGATCATCGACGACGCACGCGCCTTCAGCGACACCGTCGCCGAGCGCATGCGCGCACTGCACGCCGTACCCGATGGACGCAGCGTCACGGTTTCGGCCACGACGACGCTGCCGGAGTTCCCGGCCGGCGAGGTCTCCACCTCGGAGACCATCGACCTGATCACCGTCCGCCTCGAGGCCGTCGTCTCGACGATGCGCGATGTGCACGACGACGTCGACGAGGCGGACCCGACATCGGCGGACATCCTGCACGCGGTCATCGAGCGCCTGGAGCAGTTCGCGTGGATGGTCAGCGCGGAGAACCGCAGCCCCGCCGGCCGCTGA
- a CDS encoding GNAT family N-acetyltransferase: MTDDQQQRSQIEISTIQDSDAGEVLTVQRAAFVSEAAIYGSVDMPPLTQTLPELQAELRAESGFVARIGGRLVGAIRFVERDGLLLIGRIAIAPDMQGEGIGRMLLDAAEESSSADVAELFTGSLSEANLRLYEACGYEEHERVPDGDGTAQVFLRKRLRA, from the coding sequence GTGACCGACGACCAGCAGCAGAGATCGCAGATCGAGATCAGCACGATCCAGGACAGCGACGCCGGCGAGGTGCTGACGGTGCAGCGCGCCGCCTTCGTGTCGGAGGCGGCGATCTACGGCAGCGTCGACATGCCCCCGCTGACCCAGACGCTTCCCGAACTGCAGGCCGAGCTGCGCGCGGAATCGGGTTTCGTCGCACGGATCGGCGGACGACTCGTCGGCGCGATCCGTTTCGTCGAGCGCGACGGCCTGCTCTTGATCGGGCGGATAGCGATCGCGCCCGACATGCAGGGCGAGGGCATCGGACGGATGCTGCTCGACGCCGCCGAGGAGTCCTCCAGCGCCGATGTGGCCGAGCTCTTCACCGGCAGCCTGAGCGAGGCGAACCTGCGGCTCTACGAAGCCTGCGGCTACGAGGAGCATGAGCGCGTGCCGGACGGCGACGGGACCGCCCAGGTCTTCCTCCGGAAACGTCTGCGAGCTTGA
- a CDS encoding Fe-S cluster assembly protein HesB codes for MLTLTDNATAIVSTLVSRQSEAPDAGLRIHSTTAPDAQGGARLAVLVTADPEPQDQVVEISGTRLFLDEGAATALDDKVLDAGVDDEGAVSFAVMPKVA; via the coding sequence GTGCTCACCCTCACCGACAACGCCACCGCCATCGTCTCCACCCTCGTGAGCCGTCAGAGCGAAGCCCCGGATGCCGGTCTGCGCATCCACTCCACCACCGCGCCCGACGCGCAAGGCGGCGCCCGTCTGGCCGTCCTCGTGACCGCCGACCCGGAGCCGCAGGACCAGGTCGTGGAGATCTCCGGCACCCGCCTCTTCCTCGATGAGGGGGCCGCAACCGCGCTCGACGACAAGGTGCTCGACGCCGGTGTCGACGACGAGGGCGCCGTCTCGTTCGCGGTGATGCCCAAGGTCGCCTGA